In the Carboxydothermus hydrogenoformans Z-2901 genome, GCTGAGGTGAGTCTTGCCGGCTCCCGGTTCTCCAAGAAATACCAACCAGTTATTTTCTTGCTTTTGAATTTCTGTAAAGCGCTGGGCATAATCTCTTGCACATTCAAACATTGCTTTGATAATGGGCGGCCGATTGTCCGTCACAAAGTTTTCAAAGGTCTTTGCACGGAAGGCCGGGGTAATCTGGCTACTTTTAAAAAGCCTTTCCAAGCGTTTTTGTTCCTGACAATGGCATATCCGGGCTGTGTTGTTGTCAATTATGATGATTCCCCGGTCCTTACAGTCTGGACAATACTCATGATCCTTTCCAAAGGAATTTGTCAAGGTTGATGGCCTCTCTCGCATCAGGAGGTTGGCGGCCTTGTCCATTTAACTTCACTCCCTTTTCTTCAAGTTTTCCTTTAAGTTCACGCTCTTTAAGTAAACGGCGCATTATGCCTGCCGTATAATCTTCCTGTTTGCTCTGGTATTTACGCAAGTGAATATCCAGAGCTTCCATTACAATCTCAACAGGAAAGCGTTCCCAATAGTCCATCTCTTTGGCAACGACAGTCGGTGCAATCTTTGCAGTTTTTCTGGTAAATCTAATGGTCTCCCAGTAATTGCGAATAATAGCTAACTGCTCATCGGTATATCGTTGGTAACGGCTCAGGATATCCTCGATGTTTTGTGGCTCGTTTTTCTTTTTGGGGGGAAGTGGTAATATACACACCCCAGTATTTTCTTTAATATTTTCTTTCGGTTCCCTGTAACCGTTGGGGCTCAAGGCTTCCGTGGCACGCTCGGTTACTGTTTTGGTAACCTGCTGGTTACTGTTTTGGTAACCACCATTTTCAGGGCAGGTTACTGTTTTGGTAACTTCGGTTACCATTTCAGTAACTTTTTCATCCCTTGAAGTTACCATTTTGGTAACCTGATTGACCTGATGGTTACCATTTTGGTAACTATCTTCTCCTTCCTCAGTTACTAAAACGGTAACTTTTTCTCTATCCTCAATGTTTCTTCGGAGAACTTCATCGAAGCGTTTTTTGTCAGCGCCCTTTACTAAGCTAATTCTCCATTGGTCGTAGTCCTTATTTATTGAAATTCTATTTCCATCTATTATCAGGACTTTGGCTTTTACTAAATAATCTAGTTCCTTTCGTACGTGAGTTTTGTAAACCCCGACGAGTTCGAAATCTACAGGTCGTAGAATAGCGCTTTTCTTGCCGCATCCATAGCTCATACGAATTACAAGGTCAATAATATTCCTTTGTCTCTTGGTAAAATCGGCCTGCATTATGGCTGTATAAAGTTCGTTTGAGATTCTTGTAAATTCATCAGGTTGTGGGTTTGCCACTTGTCAGCCCTCCAGCCCATAATTATTTTAGGCACTTGGATACTCATTCCAAATCTTTCCGTCTAACTCGGGCATCTTCACTATCCTACCGCTGATCTCCATCTGCTTTAAAAAGAATGGTACACCGGCGGCTACGCATTGGTCTCGTAAACTACGAATCCACTGAATGTTTGCAGGTCGTCGTTTGGGACCGGTTTCGCCGCCGACAATGACCCAATTAAGAGACCAATTAAGATAGAAATCGTGAGTACATTCCGGACAACATTTTTGACCTTTACGCCATAAAACAGGTCCGCATTTGGTTGCTGGCATTCCGCAACCTTCGCATATTCCTAACCATTTTGATAAATCCACTGGATCTAATAAAGGTTCACAACTAACAAACCGTACAGTTGCTGGTATCTGAAGTAATATTGGAATTCGTTTATTGGCCATTTTTTGGTTTTCAACTGTAACACCTAGCCATAAATTTTTAATTGTGCCATGAATACATCTCTTAAAAAAGTCCTGCATCCGTTCTGGTCGCTTGGTAAGAATCATAAAGATGTGTTGTGGGTTTTGTTTCACTGTAAGTAAAACCCGGAAAATAAATTCATCTGGAACATCGGGGTGGAATAGGTCTGACATGCTACACACAAAAACCCGCAGTGGTTTACGCCACCGATACGGTTCTAATAGGCGATCCTCATGCAACGTAACCATAAACGGCTCATCCTGCGGATACCCGCACCTACCACGCAGCCTATATGCCATCCTTTTGGCATAGCAGTTCTGGCATCCTTCTGATACCGGTGTGCAACCTGTAATTGGATTCCATACTGCATCGGCCCATTCTATATTAGTCCGCCTCATTAATTCTCATCTCCTTTAGTTTTGGCGGGCAGGCTGAGTGGGGGAAAGATGGGATAGATGGGGAAAAGCCCGCCCGCCGTGATATTATTTATGCTCCTGGTAAATCCGGATCAGACTCATATTCCGGTACTTCTTCAATTTCTAATTCATTGTTTTGTAATTTATCAATAAGCTCACTGGCTTGGACTCTCGTCAGTTCCTTTGTACTGTCGACACCGTACTTCGTTAGAATGATTGCTTTTATTTCGTCTTCAGAGATACCTTGTTTTTTGGCAAGCACAAAGATCATTTTGCGCTGTTTTTCAGTAGCCTTATCGTTACCATTTTCAGACGGGATAATTTCTGGTTCTGCGATTCTATTTTGTTCAGGTATATAACTTTGCCCCATTTCTTCATGCGCATAAATACCAGACAAATCTTGGGGAAAAGCCTTTCTTATAGCCAATGCTTCAGCACATTTTGCTAGCATCAAATCAGGCATTTTAGCCCAATTTTCAAAAAGTTTTCCATCACTTTTTCTTTGAGCATAAGCATCAAACCTTGCTACAGCCCAGATTGGTTCTTTAAAATCAGATCGCAAAATTCCAACCTTAGCTGCAACAGGAGGATCTGGTGATAACCATACATCGCGCCATTGTCCATCTTTACCACACCAATATGGCCCTAACTGACCTGCGTATTTTCCAGACCTTTCCGCAATAACTCTGAAGCCATCTATCCCAGTTTGAATAGTTCCGACTTCAACAATGCTTCCATCAGGCTGCCGTTGTTTTCTTTTTACAAAGTGAATTTGTCTTGTTAGCGGATCTAATCCAGTACGCTTTGCTTGATATAGAAAAAGTGCTAATTCGTCATCCGTAGCACCTCGTGCCACAGTTCGTTTAATTAGTTCTATTTGATCTCTTGTAAAAGTCATATTAGGTAACCCTTGTTTTTCTGACAAAGCAACTACTTTTGTGTTCTCATCCATATGCTATCCCTCCGTTACTTTTCCTTTTTTTTAGTAACCTTAAAGCCTTCAATAACTCGCTCCCGAATATACGGAGTTAAGTCAAGTATTTTAGCTAACTCTTCTTTATCCAAGTCCCTTCTTACTTGCTTATATATCGAGCAAATATACCCTGATATTTCTGCTTTCTCTAAACCGTTTTTCCTCATCCAGTTTTTCAGCCGTTCTTCATGCTGTTTCTTTTCAGCTTCCAGCTCCTGAATCATCCGCCGAAGCCTATCAATTTCAGCTGGCAATTCATTTATCTCCAGCTCTCTCACGAGCTCCACCGCCACCTAAACCGCCTCCTCATTATGTTGTAATTTTCCGGTCAACTTGTTGCGTCCATCATAATGTTTTGGTAAATTAAGCATTTTCTCAACTTTCGCCAAACAATCAAAACATATATCTAAATCTACTTCACGCCAAAAACGCGCGTCAGGTGGAAAACTTGAAATCTTAAGTGCATAAATATTGTTTTCTGTAGTTTCACGATTGCAAACATCGCATGTATAAAAAACTTTCCGCATTTAAACCGCCTCCTTGATAATCTCAATCTCTAAATCCGATGCTTTTAAAAAGCTTTTTACAATTTCCAGCACATTCGCAATGTATCGTTTTGCATGATATTCATTCTGAAAAGCTCTTCTTGCGAAAACTATTTCCTCGCCAGCAGTTGTTATAAAGTAAACTGATGCAATAAAGTTTTCGTGGTATTCATCAATATCCGAGGATATTTTCGCAACATTGTCCATATTGAACATTTCTCCATTATGGCCTATCCACATGCTTAAGCGCTCCTTTCCAAATTTTGATAAATTACTTTAAGCCTTTCCCAAGCTTTGTTGCATCTTTTTAAGCCTTTAAGCCATTGTCTGAATTCTCGATTTTTCCCTACAAACTTGGCCATCATTTTCATTCATTGACACCTCACATTGTCAGTGATAAAATGAATTTGGGATGTTTTAGTATGCGGCTTTGAAAGCCGTTTTTTCTTTTTTAAAGAACTCTCCTTGGCGGATAAAAGCGTCTAATGTTTTCATCATCTTTAAATGCCTGAGATTCAAGCCATTGAAGAAACAATCTTTTCGGTATTCTTATTTGCCGGCCGATTTTAACTTTTGGAAACGATACCTGGTTCACTATCTCGTAAGCTTTGTTGGTGCCAATCTTCAATACTTTCTTGAGGTCCTCCACCGTCAGCACTTCTGGAATATCCTCATAATTCATCTTCTCACCCTCCCTCATTAACCTGAGAAAACCACAGTTAATGCTGCCCCTGCCATCTCGTTGATTTCTTTTGTAATGCGCTGCCATCTTGGCTTTTCATCTTCATCAATTTCTCCATCACAAATTATTTCAATTATTTCCGGATTAATTTTCTCTACATCGTTTAGTTCTTTTTGCAGCTTAAGTACAGCCCTGGAAATGTCATTTAAACTAATATCCGGCAAATATCTCCTGCCAATTTTAGTTGAGTTTTTCAAATGCATATAAGCTAAGTACTTTGCATCGTAAATTTCAATCATTCTTTCTACTACATCGTCCGGAGGAATTGTTTTACCGCTTTCATAATCGGCTAAACTTCTAACGCTAACGTATAGCATTTCTGCTGCCTCTTCTTGTGTCAGCCCTGCATTTTTTCTTGCAATTTTATAAATATTGCTGCAATCTCCTTTCATTGCCTCACCTCCCTTCGTGGAAGATAATTAAGTTAAGAAATCGTCATTATCGCTTTCCCTCCCGGCCCTACCCCGATTCCCCGCAAGCGGTGGGGCTAAATTAAGCCACAATGCAAACTTTGGTTTTGTCCCGATAACCTTGTACCATACGAAACTTATCGTTATCATCCCAACCAGTTGCTCTTAGAAAAAATCCGGCATATTCTCTCCGAACAATCTCCCTTACCTCCCAAACCATCCCATCAGGATCCATCACCTTATCGCCTTTTTTAAGCTCCCAGATGTCGATGTACTTTTTCCCCACTCTCCCTCACCTCCTTACCCCGCTTTGGTCTGGTGTTTTTCTTGGCGTTCTGCAAAGTTAGAGGGTAAAAAAAGGTCATTAGGAGTAACTTTCAAAATTGCAGCTATATCAAGAGCAGTTTTCAAAGACATCCTTCGCGTACCATTTTCTATTTGACAGTAATAACTTTCAGATATACCTAATTTTTTGGCCATCTCCATCTGGGTAAGCCCATTGGCTTTGCGTAATTGTTTCAGCTTATTCATTGTCTCCCTCCTTCCTTGCATTTTGCAAATCTTTGATTTTATTCTAAACCTATCTTTGCATATTGTCAAGTTTTATTTTTGAATTTGCAAAGAAAATTTTTTTATCTTATCACTTTGCTATTTGCAATGTTATAATTTTGGTAAATAGAGGTGATTCTGGTGAACTTCGGGCAAAGACTTCGACAATTGCGTACAGAAAGAGATTTAACTCAGGCAGAATTGGCAAAATTGCTTTCAATTGGGGAATCCACAATATCTTTTTATGAATCAAATAAACGGCAGCCAGATTTCGATACCCTCATTAAACTCTCAAATTTTTTTAATGTTTCAATAGATTTTCTTCTTGGTCGCACTGATGAAAGTAATAAATTTATTCAAAACACCAAAACTATCCCTTTACTTGGGACAATCCGTGCAGGCATTCCTTTATTAGCTGAAGAAAATTGGATTGAGGAGATTGCATTACCAGCAGGTATAAAAGCGGATTTTGCCTTACAAGTTGAAGGAGAATCAATGATTTATGCTGGGATCTTCCCTGGAGATATTGCATTTTTCAAACAAAGCGAAACAGCAACTAATGGACAAATTGTTGCTGCTGGAGTTGTAGAAGAAACTTGGAAAGCGAATCTTAAATTTTATGTGAAAACAAATGGAAAAGCTTTCCTTAGGTCAGCAAACCCAAAATACAAAGATATTGAGATTACACCACAACACAAAATAATTGGGATTATGACTGGGCTTGTTCGCCATAATCCCCCTTCAATGACAGATTATATTTCACTAGTAATTACTAAAGACGAATTTGAAAATTCTTGGATTGAAACAATTGAAACAGCTTTATCTCTTGGAATGTCACCTATTCATGTAAAACAATTAATTGAGATACAAGCTACTCTTTCAAAAATGATCAAACCCAATGAGTAAATTTTAAAGGAGGTTTTTTTATTATGAGTTTTAAAATGGATCAACCGGAAAAGTTTCCTTGGTTTAGAAAAATTCCCGGTTTTAGAAGTGGTAAACCTTTAAATATGATAATAGCCTCAATCTTTTATCTTACATACCTGGTTATGGCGATTAGCATAATTCGTGAATCATCTAATAATTTTTGGGAAACTGTTGCAATTTTTTCATTAGTCTTTTTGTTACCAATAAGTTTAATTGCCTCAATATTTTTAGCTTTTAAGCGTGATCCTCTTTGGAAAAAGTGGTTAGCTGGAGCAGGAATTGCTTTTTTAGTTTTTTTTGTTAGCGTAATAAATTCCCCAACTTCGCAAGCACCGAATAATAATGCCTCTAAGCCTACTTCAAAACAAGAAGTTGTAGCTACCTCCCAGCAAAATCAATCCACTACTGATTCAATAAGCTCTGAAAAAACACCTACCATAGCCCCTCAAAGCCAAAATTCACAAACAAATGAAAATACTCAACAGTCCTCCCAAGATCAGCAAGCCCCTATCCCTTTAATTGCCGCTAAAGTTACAAAAGTAGTTGATGGTGATACTATTTATGTTCGACTTCCCAATGGTTCTGAAGAAAAGGTTAGGTTTATCGGAGTTGACACTCCTGAAAGCACAATTCAACATGAGCCATATGGCAATGAAGCTTCAAATTATACAAAGTCTAAGTTGGCCGGTAAAACTGTTTACCTTGAAAAAGACGTTAGCGAAAGAGACAAATATGGAAGATTGCTCCGTTACATTTGGTTAGCAAAGCCCAAAGAAATAAGTGAAAGCGAAATTAGGTCAAAAATGTTTAATGCCATTCTCTTGCTCGGAGGTTATGCCCAAGTTGCCACTTATCCTCCGGATGTAAAATATGTAGATTACTTTGTCAAGTTTCAACAAGAAGCAAGAGAAGCCGAAAAAGGACTTTGGGGAATTTCACCAACTCAAGAAGAAGATATTAGCTTAGCTATTCAGTATGTCGGAAATAAAAATAGTAGGAAATTCCATTACGAGGACTGCCGCTGGGCTAAAAAAATTGCACCTTCTAATAGGGTTTACTTTAAATCGAGAGAAGCAGCTATAAATGCCGGATATGTTCCTTGTAAAGTATGTAATCCATAGCCTTAAGGCAAAATCCTTGGGGGTATTTAGATGAGTTCTATAGAAAAAATTAAACAATCATTAAAAGAACAAAAAAGTTTATTAATTGGATTATGTTTTTTTATTTTGGTATACGTTATAGGCTTAACGCACCCCCAAACAATTCAAGAAAAAGAAGACAATGCCGTTAATAAGACAACTACAACCCAAAAACAAGAACAGCAATCTACCTCCGAATTTGTTCCTGCTATAGTTGTCAGAATTCATGACGGTGAAACAATTACAGTACAGCTACCTGATGGAGCTAAGGAGAAAGTTAGACTAATTGGTATTGATGCTCCCGTTGAAGATACTCTTATAAATTTAAGCAGTAAAGATCCAGCAAAGTTAACTTTAGCTGATTTATGGGGTAAAACTGTTTATCTTGAAAAAGATGCTGTTAATAGAGATAGCAATGGTTACTTGCTCCGTTATGTTTGGTTAGAAATACCGGATATTAAACCAAATGTAATAAGTGATTCCGAAGTACAGAAAAAAATGGTTAATGCCATTCTCTTATTAAATGGGTATGGCAAATATATTAGCACTTCGCCAAATAAAAAATATGAAAGTGAATTAGCGCGAAGCGAATTTGAAGCTTTTGCTCATAAGAAAGGAATATGGTCAATAAGTACAGCACCACATGCCCCACCCGATTCAAATAAAAGCGTTAAAAAACAAAATATTATAGTTTATGTGACATTAACAGGTCATAAATACCATCGTAGCTGGTGCCGATATTTGAAATACAGTAAAATCCCAATTAGTCTTGGTGATGCCATTAATGAAGGATATGAGCCTTGTAGTGTGTGTAATCCACCCCAATAAACTATCTTGTTGGCTTGTTTAAAGAAAAAAGTAGATAAATTGCAGGAATAAATATGCTAATTAGGAGGTAACAATGCCCACGTTAAGCTTAATGGAATATATTGAAAGTGTTGTAGGGGGATTAGGTGGCTTTTTTCTTGGAATGTTTTTTCTAACACTTATTATGTATTTAACTTTTCCAAAAGCAAATTATGGAATTGATATTATTACTGTTCTAATTGTAGAAGCAATAGCTACAGTATTTTTCTTCACTGTAAAGTATTTTATAAGTAGCTTTATAGATAGCATTTATAAAAAATCTGGAATAAAAGATGTTGATAAAATGAGTGGCGAACAGTTTGAACACTGGCTGGAACTATTATTTAAAGACTATGGCTACAAAGTCAAACGAACCCGCAAAACCGCTGATTACGGAGCAGACCTAATTATTGAAAAGGACAATATAAAAATTGCGGTCCAAGCTAAAAGACATAAAAACAAAGTAGGAATAAAAGCCGTTCAGGAGGCTATTTCAGCAGTAAAATTTTATGGTTGCCAAAAAGCTGCAGTTTGCACCAATAACTACTTCACTGAAAATGCGGTAAATCTTGCAAAGGCTAATAATGTTGAGCTAATAGATAGGGATAAGTTAGTAAAGCTTTCTATGGATAGAAGAAATAATTAATAATTATGTCTTATTAGTAGACGTGGAGCATTTTAATCAACTTACTTTTTACTTCAAATAAAAACCAAAAGAATATAAAAGAAGGAGCGATAAGCTACGATTTACAAAATTTATTGCGACGAAAGTAGACAAACTAATTCTGAATATATATTAGTTGGTGGAATATGGATATTAAAAGAAAAAGGATGGAATTTTGTAAACGATTTCGAAAAGTTTTGCCAAAATGTTTTAGGCTTAAAAAATCCTATGGGGCACATGAAATGGACTAAAGTCCCCCCATCAGCAAATAGTAAGTACTTCAAAGCATACGAAAAATTAGTTGACTTATATTTCGAATATAATTCAAAAAATATAATGTTTTTTAGAACCTTAATAGTTAATAAAAACGATTATGATTTTACTCATGAAAAATTTTATAAAGGTGATTACGAGGAAGGTTTTTATAACCTCTATTGCCAACTAATATTAAACTGGCTTCAAAAATCAAACGAATATCACATCCGAATAGCTCATCGACCTATAAAAAAAGCTTCTAGAGATGATTGTGAAGAGTTTAGACTTAATTGGTTAAAAGAAAAACTTAATAATAAGTTTGAAAGTACAATAAATAAATATTCATGGTTTTTCGGTTATCAAAAAGTAAAGCCTCCAGTAATAACTATAGAAAGTAGAGAAGCAAGAGAAAGGAGACTTATACAAATAGCCGATATATTAATGGGAGCAGTTGGCTTCTATTGGAATAAAGAACATTTGAAAAGTAACGTCAGAAATGGTAAACTCACACTCGCAAAATACATTGCATCAAAATTAGGAAGAAATGATTTATTGTTTACTACTAAATGGAATGATAAAAGATTTAACATCTTTCTTTTTGATACATCAAAAACCAAGTTAAAAAAATAAATTAGGCGTCCCTGGGCTAACTGTGTCATAATTCACAGTTATATCTCCGCAGGTGACGCCATTATTCTCAATTTATTTTGGAGGCTATGGGGACCATCCTACGCAGGGACAGCCCTGTTTCAGATGGCCTATTAATATTATACGCCATTATCCAAAAAAAATCCTTCTTTTTTGAAAAATTTTTATGTTAAATTTTTTGTTAGTGGGGAATTTTTTATTTTCTTTTCTTTCGAACATTTGTTTTGGAGGTGTTACTTTGCGCGGACACATAAGAAAAAGAGGCAATTACTATTCGGTCGTTCTCTACTTAGGTAAGGATGAAAACGGCAAGAAAAAATACAAATGGATTGGAGGATTCAAAACCAAAAAAGAGGCCGAGAAAGTTTTGGCGGAAATGATAAACAAGGTAGAGACCAACAATTTTATATTCCCTGAAAAGATTACCTTGAAGGAGTTTTTGAATTACTGGTTAGAGAACTATGTCCGTCCCAACCTC is a window encoding:
- a CDS encoding replication protein, translating into MANPQPDEFTRISNELYTAIMQADFTKRQRNIIDLVIRMSYGCGKKSAILRPVDFELVGVYKTHVRKELDYLVKAKVLIIDGNRISINKDYDQWRISLVKGADKKRFDEVLRRNIEDREKVTVLVTEEGEDSYQNGNHQVNQVTKMVTSRDEKVTEMVTEVTKTVTCPENGGYQNSNQQVTKTVTERATEALSPNGYREPKENIKENTGVCILPLPPKKKNEPQNIEDILSRYQRYTDEQLAIIRNYWETIRFTRKTAKIAPTVVAKEMDYWERFPVEIVMEALDIHLRKYQSKQEDYTAGIMRRLLKERELKGKLEEKGVKLNGQGRQPPDAREAINLDKFLWKGS
- a CDS encoding DUF5131 family protein — encoded protein: MRRTNIEWADAVWNPITGCTPVSEGCQNCYAKRMAYRLRGRCGYPQDEPFMVTLHEDRLLEPYRWRKPLRVFVCSMSDLFHPDVPDEFIFRVLLTVKQNPQHIFMILTKRPERMQDFFKRCIHGTIKNLWLGVTVENQKMANKRIPILLQIPATVRFVSCEPLLDPVDLSKWLGICEGCGMPATKCGPVLWRKGQKCCPECTHDFYLNWSLNWVIVGGETGPKRRPANIQWIRSLRDQCVAAGVPFFLKQMEISGRIVKMPELDGKIWNEYPSA
- the bet gene encoding phage recombination protein Bet; its protein translation is MDENTKVVALSEKQGLPNMTFTRDQIELIKRTVARGATDDELALFLYQAKRTGLDPLTRQIHFVKRKQRQPDGSIVEVGTIQTGIDGFRVIAERSGKYAGQLGPYWCGKDGQWRDVWLSPDPPVAAKVGILRSDFKEPIWAVARFDAYAQRKSDGKLFENWAKMPDLMLAKCAEALAIRKAFPQDLSGIYAHEEMGQSYIPEQNRIAEPEIIPSENGNDKATEKQRKMIFVLAKKQGISEDEIKAIILTKYGVDSTKELTRVQASELIDKLQNNELEIEEVPEYESDPDLPGA
- a CDS encoding helix-turn-helix domain-containing protein, with translation MNYEDIPEVLTVEDLKKVLKIGTNKAYEIVNQVSFPKVKIGRQIRIPKRLFLQWLESQAFKDDENIRRFYPPRRVL
- a CDS encoding helix-turn-helix domain-containing protein; translated protein: MKGDCSNIYKIARKNAGLTQEEAAEMLYVSVRSLADYESGKTIPPDDVVERMIEIYDAKYLAYMHLKNSTKIGRRYLPDISLNDISRAVLKLQKELNDVEKINPEIIEIICDGEIDEDEKPRWQRITKEINEMAGAALTVVFSG
- a CDS encoding helix-turn-helix transcriptional regulator codes for the protein MNKLKQLRKANGLTQMEMAKKLGISESYYCQIENGTRRMSLKTALDIAAILKVTPNDLFLPSNFAERQEKHQTKAG
- a CDS encoding LexA family protein, with amino-acid sequence MNFGQRLRQLRTERDLTQAELAKLLSIGESTISFYESNKRQPDFDTLIKLSNFFNVSIDFLLGRTDESNKFIQNTKTIPLLGTIRAGIPLLAEENWIEEIALPAGIKADFALQVEGESMIYAGIFPGDIAFFKQSETATNGQIVAAGVVEETWKANLKFYVKTNGKAFLRSANPKYKDIEITPQHKIIGIMTGLVRHNPPSMTDYISLVITKDEFENSWIETIETALSLGMSPIHVKQLIEIQATLSKMIKPNE
- a CDS encoding thermonuclease family protein, with the translated sequence MSFKMDQPEKFPWFRKIPGFRSGKPLNMIIASIFYLTYLVMAISIIRESSNNFWETVAIFSLVFLLPISLIASIFLAFKRDPLWKKWLAGAGIAFLVFFVSVINSPTSQAPNNNASKPTSKQEVVATSQQNQSTTDSISSEKTPTIAPQSQNSQTNENTQQSSQDQQAPIPLIAAKVTKVVDGDTIYVRLPNGSEEKVRFIGVDTPESTIQHEPYGNEASNYTKSKLAGKTVYLEKDVSERDKYGRLLRYIWLAKPKEISESEIRSKMFNAILLLGGYAQVATYPPDVKYVDYFVKFQQEAREAEKGLWGISPTQEEDISLAIQYVGNKNSRKFHYEDCRWAKKIAPSNRVYFKSREAAINAGYVPCKVCNP
- a CDS encoding thermonuclease family protein, which codes for MSSIEKIKQSLKEQKSLLIGLCFFILVYVIGLTHPQTIQEKEDNAVNKTTTTQKQEQQSTSEFVPAIVVRIHDGETITVQLPDGAKEKVRLIGIDAPVEDTLINLSSKDPAKLTLADLWGKTVYLEKDAVNRDSNGYLLRYVWLEIPDIKPNVISDSEVQKKMVNAILLLNGYGKYISTSPNKKYESELARSEFEAFAHKKGIWSISTAPHAPPDSNKSVKKQNIIVYVTLTGHKYHRSWCRYLKYSKIPISLGDAINEGYEPCSVCNPPQ
- a CDS encoding restriction endonuclease; translation: MPTLSLMEYIESVVGGLGGFFLGMFFLTLIMYLTFPKANYGIDIITVLIVEAIATVFFFTVKYFISSFIDSIYKKSGIKDVDKMSGEQFEHWLELLFKDYGYKVKRTRKTADYGADLIIEKDNIKIAVQAKRHKNKVGIKAVQEAISAVKFYGCQKAAVCTNNYFTENAVNLAKANNVELIDRDKLVKLSMDRRNN
- a CDS encoding DUF3800 domain-containing protein translates to MYCDESRQTNSEYILVGGIWILKEKGWNFVNDFEKFCQNVLGLKNPMGHMKWTKVPPSANSKYFKAYEKLVDLYFEYNSKNIMFFRTLIVNKNDYDFTHEKFYKGDYEEGFYNLYCQLILNWLQKSNEYHIRIAHRPIKKASRDDCEEFRLNWLKEKLNNKFESTINKYSWFFGYQKVKPPVITIESREARERRLIQIADILMGAVGFYWNKEHLKSNVRNGKLTLAKYIASKLGRNDLLFTTKWNDKRFNIFLFDTSKTKLKK